A single genomic interval of Lactococcus sp. S-13 harbors:
- the gap gene encoding type I glyceraldehyde-3-phosphate dehydrogenase, protein MVVKVGINGFGRIGRLALRRAQNVEGVEIVAVNDLTDPAMLAHLLKYDSTQGTFDGTIEVADGGFLVNGKFIKVTQERDPEKIDWAASGVEIVLEATGFFATREKAEKHLHANGGAKKVIITAPGGNDVKTVVYNVNHEILDGTETVISPGSCTTNCLAPMANALNKEFGIEVGTMTTIHSYTGDQMILDGPHPKGNFRRARAAAINTVPTSSGAAKAIGLVLPELSGRLKGHAQRVATPTGSLTELVSVVKKPVTADEVNAAMKKYSTESFAYNEDEIVSSDIIGDTHGSVFDATQTEVTHFGDTYLVKTVAWYDNEMSFTAQLIRTLEYFAKLAK, encoded by the coding sequence ATGGTAGTTAAAGTTGGTATCAATGGTTTTGGGCGCATCGGACGTTTGGCTTTACGACGTGCGCAAAATGTGGAAGGTGTGGAGATTGTTGCGGTCAATGATTTGACAGATCCTGCGATGTTGGCACATTTGCTCAAATATGACAGTACACAAGGGACATTTGACGGAACCATTGAAGTGGCTGATGGAGGATTTTTGGTTAATGGAAAATTTATCAAAGTCACCCAAGAACGTGATCCTGAAAAGATTGACTGGGCAGCCTCTGGCGTTGAGATTGTATTAGAAGCGACAGGGTTCTTTGCGACACGGGAAAAAGCGGAAAAACATTTGCACGCAAATGGCGGTGCTAAAAAAGTTATCATCACGGCTCCTGGGGGTAATGACGTCAAAACTGTTGTCTACAATGTTAACCATGAGATTTTGGACGGCACAGAAACAGTCATCAGCCCCGGTTCATGTACAACAAACTGTCTTGCTCCGATGGCTAATGCCTTGAATAAAGAGTTTGGTATTGAGGTGGGGACAATGACCACTATTCACAGCTATACAGGCGATCAAATGATACTGGACGGCCCTCATCCTAAAGGAAATTTCCGTCGGGCAAGAGCGGCAGCAATCAACACTGTTCCTACTTCATCAGGTGCTGCTAAAGCAATTGGTCTGGTTCTTCCAGAACTTAGTGGTCGTTTGAAAGGTCATGCTCAACGTGTAGCTACACCAACAGGTTCGCTGACAGAATTGGTTTCCGTGGTGAAAAAGCCAGTCACTGCTGATGAAGTCAATGCGGCGATGAAGAAATACAGCACAGAAAGCTTTGCCTACAACGAAGATGAAATCGTAAGCTCTGATATCATTGGCGACACACATGGCTCCGTCTTTGATGCCACACAAACCGAAGTCACTCACTTTGGCGATACTTATCTGGTCAAGACGGTCGCTTGGTACGATAATGAAATGAGTTTCACCGCTCAATTGATTCGGACTTTGGAATATTTTGCCAAACTTGCGAAATAA
- a CDS encoding Rrf2 family transcriptional regulator: MKLSSGWEQSVYVLLILARLPENRTMSSIALANRLKVSPSYLKKIIKSLVDEGLLRSTPGKNGGFSLNKALQDISFYDVFLAIEGRGRIFQSQGLLQNFIGEEAGKAKRCAITNALDEIENTLVSTLTNVSLAQVAQETQYNYNLGYLDEWIDQID, translated from the coding sequence ATGAAACTCTCTTCCGGCTGGGAACAGTCTGTTTACGTCTTATTAATTTTGGCAAGACTTCCCGAAAATCGTACCATGAGTTCGATTGCCCTTGCCAACCGCCTCAAAGTTTCACCCTCTTACCTCAAAAAAATCATCAAATCCCTCGTTGATGAAGGGCTTCTGCGCTCAACCCCTGGAAAAAATGGTGGTTTTTCACTCAATAAAGCCCTCCAAGACATCAGTTTTTATGATGTTTTCTTAGCGATCGAAGGTCGCGGACGCATTTTTCAAAGTCAAGGTCTTTTGCAAAATTTCATCGGCGAAGAAGCTGGAAAAGCCAAGCGCTGTGCCATTACCAATGCCCTGGATGAGATTGAAAACACCCTTGTCAGCACACTTACCAACGTTTCCTTAGCCCAAGTCGCCCAAGAAACGCAGTACAACTACAATCTCGGCTATCTTGACGAATGGATTGACCAAATCGACTAA
- a CDS encoding PepSY domain-containing protein — protein sequence MKIIKALVLVALGVMLGWAGGYMTAHSWDLLSVLGVHESRINRVEADGERQTTSQERTMSLAEAREIAENDLRERGIEATFTRDADLDSDGGQRVWELEYHWKNQVIEYQIDAQTGQIIKFERDLND from the coding sequence ATGAAAATTATCAAAGCTTTGGTGCTTGTTGCGCTGGGAGTGATGCTTGGCTGGGCTGGCGGTTATATGACTGCGCACAGTTGGGATTTGTTGAGTGTGCTGGGTGTTCATGAGAGCCGAATTAATAGGGTGGAAGCGGATGGAGAGAGGCAAACGACTTCCCAAGAAAGGACAATGAGTTTAGCTGAAGCGCGTGAAATTGCGGAAAATGACTTGCGTGAAAGAGGAATTGAAGCGACTTTTACACGTGATGCAGACCTTGATTCTGACGGCGGTCAACGCGTTTGGGAGTTAGAATATCACTGGAAAAATCAGGTGATTGAGTATCAGATTGATGCACAAACAGGTCAAATTATTAAATTTGAGAGAGATTTAAATGATTAA
- a CDS encoding nuclear transport factor 2 family protein, which produces MKEAELLKSYFELSDSAGKNVQDFEKLLALFSKDARIITNGQVVTDIRQFFRTFFDRNVELHHLFDASASQVDWVVAGRRSTGQLFALKGVDTAVFQNKKIIKLIVKISESI; this is translated from the coding sequence ATGAAAGAAGCAGAACTATTGAAGAGTTATTTTGAACTATCTGACAGTGCAGGGAAAAATGTTCAAGATTTTGAAAAGTTATTGGCTTTATTCTCAAAAGATGCCAGAATTATAACGAATGGTCAAGTGGTAACAGACATTCGGCAGTTTTTCAGGACATTTTTTGATAGAAATGTTGAATTGCACCACCTTTTTGATGCATCGGCAAGTCAAGTGGATTGGGTAGTTGCTGGACGACGTTCTACGGGTCAACTTTTTGCTTTGAAAGGTGTAGATACAGCAGTTTTTCAAAATAAGAAAATTATCAAGTTAATAGTAAAAATAAGTGAGAGCATTTAG
- a CDS encoding RNA pyrophosphohydrolase has product MNPYRQNVAALILNQENKIWLGKRSDGLAWGFPQGGIEAGEKPEEAIQRELREEIGTRDFDLLAKCPHTLKYDFPSHLTFPTWTYKGQEQHYFLVKLHENAQIDLESKPDEIEFSTYKWLDLSEIRQMDFGFKNEVYQQALDYFESYIGKS; this is encoded by the coding sequence ATGAATCCATATAGACAAAACGTGGCCGCCCTCATCCTCAACCAAGAAAATAAAATCTGGCTCGGCAAGCGCTCAGATGGCTTAGCCTGGGGTTTTCCTCAAGGCGGTATCGAAGCAGGAGAAAAGCCAGAAGAAGCTATCCAACGCGAACTACGTGAGGAAATCGGCACCCGAGACTTTGACCTTCTTGCCAAATGCCCCCACACTCTAAAATACGATTTTCCAAGCCATCTGACCTTCCCGACGTGGACTTATAAAGGACAAGAACAACATTATTTCCTCGTCAAACTGCATGAAAATGCTCAGATAGACCTCGAAAGCAAACCCGACGAAATCGAGTTTTCCACCTACAAATGGCTGGATCTTTCCGAAATTCGTCAAATGGACTTTGGCTTTAAAAACGAAGTCTATCAGCAAGCGCTGGATTATTTTGAAAGTTATATTGGGAAAAGTTAA
- the def gene encoding peptide deformylase, translating into MNPDEIQQNLIKASRMITMDDIIREGYPTLREVAADVTLPLSDEDIILGEKMLQFLHHSQDPVMAEKLGLRGGVGLAANQLGLLKKVIAVLIPNDVEIDDEGNEVAPKEAYKMREIMYNPKIVSHSVQDAAVEGGEGCLSVDREVPGYVVRHARVTVEYVNKDGEKKKIRLKDFPAICVQHEIDHINGIMFYDHINMNAPWEIKEGMIIVK; encoded by the coding sequence ATGAATCCTGATGAAATTCAACAAAATTTGATTAAAGCCAGCCGTATGATTACGATGGATGATATTATCCGTGAGGGTTATCCTACTTTGCGCGAGGTTGCTGCTGATGTGACTTTGCCTTTGTCTGATGAGGATATCATCTTGGGCGAAAAAATGTTGCAATTTTTGCATCATTCCCAAGATCCTGTCATGGCTGAAAAGCTGGGTCTGCGCGGCGGCGTTGGGCTGGCAGCTAATCAATTGGGCTTGCTCAAAAAAGTCATTGCCGTTTTGATTCCAAATGACGTTGAAATTGATGATGAAGGCAATGAAGTTGCGCCTAAAGAAGCTTACAAGATGCGCGAAATCATGTATAATCCGAAAATCGTAAGCCATTCTGTCCAAGATGCTGCGGTTGAGGGCGGCGAAGGCTGTCTGTCTGTTGACCGCGAAGTGCCTGGCTACGTGGTGCGTCACGCGCGCGTCACTGTCGAATACGTCAATAAAGATGGCGAAAAGAAAAAAATCCGTCTCAAAGATTTTCCAGCGATTTGTGTCCAACACGAGATTGACCACATCAACGGCATCATGTTTTACGATCACATCAACATGAACGCCCCTTGGGAAATCAAAGAAGGCATGATTATCGTCAAATAA
- a CDS encoding winged helix-turn-helix transcriptional regulator, which produces MNAVNSSHLHHEFCPLDTTIKIISGRWKSIILCRLKDQSLHFNELSRQIPECTRRMLALQLKELVNDGILLRVIDGQKISYQLSPLGHRLLPILLEMNDWGKTYLMQKKSSL; this is translated from the coding sequence ATGAACGCTGTCAACTCAAGTCATCTTCATCATGAATTTTGTCCGTTAGATACAACAATAAAAATAATCTCAGGACGCTGGAAATCAATCATTCTTTGTCGACTGAAGGATCAATCACTCCATTTTAATGAACTGAGTCGCCAAATTCCCGAATGCACTCGGCGAATGCTTGCTTTGCAACTCAAAGAATTAGTGAATGATGGAATTCTTCTTAGAGTTATTGACGGGCAAAAAATTTCCTATCAACTTTCTCCCCTTGGTCATCGCCTCCTACCGATTCTTTTGGAAATGAACGATTGGGGAAAAACATACCTGATGCAAAAAAAATCCAGTTTGTAG
- the uvrB gene encoding excinuclease ABC subunit UvrB, translating into MPIERITTNKFELVSKYDPAGDQGEAIEQLVDNIENGEKAQILRGATGTGKTYTMSQVIARTGKPTLVMAHNKTLAGQLYSEFKEFFPNNAVEYFVSYYDYYQPEAYVPSSDTYIEKDSSVNDEIDKLRHSATSSLLERNDVIVVASVSCIYGLGSPKEYQDSVVSLRPGQEISRDKLLNDLVGIQFERNDIDFQRGRFRVRGDVVEIFPASRDEHAFRVEFFGDEIDRIREIEVLTGQVLSEVDHLAIFPATHFMTNDERMEESIAKIEAELEEQLKVFRSEGKLLEAQRLEQRTNYDIEMLREMGYCNGVENYSRHMDGRSEGEPPYTLLDFFPDDFMIMIDESHMTMGQVKGMYNGDRARKEMLCNYGFRLPSALDNRPLKREEFESHVHQIIYVSATPGDYEMEQTDTIVEQIIRPTGLLDPVVEVRPMMGQIDDLVGEINKRAEKNERVFVTTLTKKMSEDLTAYFKEMGIKVKYMHSDIKTLERTEIIRDLRLGVFDVLVGINLLREGIDVPEVSLVAILDADKEGFLRNERGLIQTIGRAARNSEGHVILYSDMAKALDENDPADKEILDSGYYTEYEGEKYKITRSMKHAIDETARRREIQKAYNEKHGIIPQTIKKEIRDLIAITKKTDSGEVEEVDASAMNKKERKQLVAKLEKEMQQAAAALDFEGAAQLRDMVLELRAMD; encoded by the coding sequence ATGCCAATAGAAAGAATCACAACCAACAAATTTGAGTTAGTCAGCAAATACGACCCCGCTGGTGACCAAGGCGAGGCCATTGAGCAGCTGGTTGACAACATCGAAAACGGTGAAAAAGCCCAAATCTTGCGCGGAGCGACAGGGACAGGGAAAACCTACACCATGAGCCAAGTCATCGCCCGCACAGGAAAGCCCACCCTCGTCATGGCGCACAACAAGACCCTAGCCGGTCAGCTTTACAGCGAGTTCAAGGAATTTTTCCCCAACAATGCCGTTGAGTATTTCGTGTCCTACTATGACTACTACCAACCCGAAGCCTACGTGCCGTCTTCTGATACCTATATTGAAAAAGACAGCTCGGTCAATGACGAAATCGATAAACTGCGCCATTCAGCAACATCAAGCCTTTTGGAGCGCAATGATGTGATTGTTGTGGCTTCGGTTTCCTGCATTTACGGTTTGGGTTCACCCAAAGAATATCAAGATTCAGTCGTTTCCCTACGTCCTGGTCAAGAAATTTCCCGAGATAAATTATTAAATGATTTGGTCGGTATTCAATTTGAGCGCAATGATATTGACTTTCAGCGCGGGCGTTTTCGTGTACGGGGCGATGTGGTGGAAATTTTCCCTGCTTCTCGCGATGAACACGCTTTTCGTGTAGAATTTTTCGGTGATGAAATTGACCGCATTCGTGAAATTGAAGTTTTGACAGGGCAAGTTTTAAGCGAAGTGGATCATTTGGCCATTTTCCCAGCAACGCACTTCATGACCAATGACGAACGTATGGAAGAATCCATTGCCAAAATCGAGGCAGAACTTGAAGAACAGCTGAAAGTTTTCCGCTCAGAAGGCAAACTCCTTGAAGCACAGCGCTTGGAACAACGCACCAACTACGACATCGAAATGCTTCGTGAGATGGGCTATTGCAACGGGGTCGAAAACTATTCGCGCCACATGGATGGTCGTTCTGAGGGGGAGCCACCTTATACGCTGCTTGATTTCTTCCCTGATGATTTCATGATTATGATTGACGAGTCCCACATGACCATGGGGCAAGTCAAGGGAATGTATAACGGCGACAGAGCGCGCAAAGAAATGCTCTGTAACTACGGCTTTCGCTTGCCTTCAGCGCTAGATAACCGTCCTTTAAAACGAGAAGAATTTGAAAGTCATGTCCACCAGATCATTTACGTTTCAGCAACACCTGGCGACTATGAAATGGAGCAAACTGACACCATTGTTGAGCAAATCATTCGTCCGACAGGTCTATTGGATCCTGTGGTGGAAGTCCGTCCGATGATGGGACAAATTGACGACTTGGTTGGTGAAATCAATAAGCGGGCTGAGAAAAATGAGCGGGTCTTTGTGACGACCTTGACCAAGAAAATGTCCGAAGATTTGACCGCCTATTTCAAGGAAATGGGCATCAAGGTCAAATATATGCACTCGGACATTAAAACCCTTGAGCGGACGGAGATCATCCGTGATTTGCGGTTGGGCGTATTTGATGTGCTGGTCGGAATTAACCTGCTGCGTGAAGGAATTGACGTGCCTGAAGTCTCTTTGGTGGCCATTTTGGATGCGGATAAGGAAGGATTCTTGCGCAATGAGCGCGGGCTGATTCAGACCATCGGTCGTGCGGCGCGGAACTCTGAAGGACACGTTATTCTCTACTCAGATATGGCAAAAGCACTGGATGAAAATGACCCTGCGGATAAGGAAATTTTGGATAGTGGCTATTATACAGAATACGAGGGCGAAAAATATAAGATTACGCGCTCGATGAAGCACGCCATTGATGAAACAGCCCGCCGACGTGAGATTCAAAAGGCTTATAATGAAAAACACGGCATCATTCCCCAAACCATTAAGAAGGAAATCCGTGATTTGATTGCAATCACGAAGAAAACGGACTCTGGAGAAGTGGAAGAAGTTGATGCTAGCGCAATGAATAAAAAAGAACGCAAACAATTGGTCGCAAAATTGGAGAAAGAAATGCAACAAGCTGCCGCTGCGCTTGATTTCGAAGGTGCAGCTCAATTGCGGGACATGGTCTTAGAATTACGCGCGATGGACTAA
- a CDS encoding ATP-dependent Clp protease ATP-binding subunit, with product MLCQNCNINESTIHLYTSVNGQKKQIDLCQNCYQIMKSGGQEALFGAGANSNNGNADEPFNPFNDIFNALHGQDFPNGPGSAKNPTPPTQTGGRGPRGPQNPRSKQPKGMLEEFGINVTDSARRGEIDPVIGRDEEITRVIEILNRRTKNNPVLIGEPGVGKTAVVEGLAQKIVDGDVPQKLQNKDVIRLDVVSLVQGTGIRGQFEERMQKLMDEIRKRNDVIMFIDEIHEIVGAGSAGDGNMDAGNILKPALARGELQLVGATTLNEYRIIEKDAALERRMQPVKVDEPSVEETITILRGIQPRYEDYHHVKYTDAAIEAAAHLSNRYIQDRFLPDKAIDLLDESGSKKNLTLKFVDPEDISRRIDQAEQQKAEATRAEDFEKAAHFRDQIAKLRELQNHEVSDDEMPIITEKDIEQIVEQKTQIPVGDLKEKEQTQLINLAGDLKAHVIGQDEAVDKIAKAIRRSRVGLGKPNRPIGSFLFVGPTGVGKTELAKQLANELFGSSESMIRFDMSEYMEKHSVAKLIGAPPGYVGYEEAGQLTERVRRNPYSLILLDEIEKAHPDVMHMFLQILEDGRLTDAQGRTVSFKDSLIIMTSNAGTGKVEANVGFGAAREGRTKSVLGQLGDFFSPEFMNRFDGIIEFSALSKENLLKIVDLMLADVNEQIGRNEIHLDVTQAAKEKLVDLGYDPAMGARPLRRTIQENIEDPIADFYIEHPEHKDLVADLIDDKIVISNHAQEPAETTDEEIAAE from the coding sequence CCGTTTAACGATATTTTCAATGCTTTGCATGGTCAAGATTTTCCAAATGGGCCGGGTTCGGCTAAAAATCCAACACCACCAACGCAAACTGGTGGACGTGGTCCTCGGGGACCGCAAAATCCTCGAAGTAAACAACCTAAGGGAATGTTGGAAGAGTTTGGAATCAATGTGACAGATTCGGCGCGGCGTGGTGAAATTGATCCCGTGATTGGTCGAGATGAAGAAATTACACGAGTCATTGAAATTCTCAATCGTCGGACGAAAAATAATCCGGTTTTGATTGGTGAGCCTGGTGTGGGTAAGACTGCTGTTGTTGAAGGCTTGGCCCAAAAAATTGTTGACGGTGATGTGCCACAAAAATTGCAAAATAAGGATGTGATTCGTCTTGATGTGGTTTCTTTAGTGCAGGGCACAGGGATTCGGGGTCAATTTGAAGAACGGATGCAAAAATTGATGGATGAAATCAGAAAACGTAATGATGTCATTATGTTCATTGATGAAATTCATGAGATTGTCGGGGCAGGTTCTGCTGGTGACGGCAATATGGACGCTGGAAATATTTTGAAACCAGCGCTGGCGCGTGGTGAACTGCAATTGGTTGGAGCGACAACGCTTAATGAATATCGGATCATTGAAAAGGATGCGGCGCTTGAACGGCGGATGCAACCTGTTAAGGTTGATGAACCTTCTGTTGAGGAAACCATTACGATTTTACGCGGGATTCAGCCGCGTTATGAAGACTATCATCATGTGAAATATACGGATGCGGCGATTGAAGCGGCAGCGCATTTGTCAAATCGGTATATTCAAGATCGTTTCTTGCCTGATAAGGCGATTGACCTCTTGGATGAGTCTGGTTCTAAGAAAAATTTAACCCTTAAATTTGTTGATCCTGAAGATATTAGTCGACGGATTGATCAGGCGGAACAGCAAAAAGCTGAAGCGACACGTGCTGAGGATTTTGAAAAGGCTGCACATTTCCGTGATCAAATCGCTAAATTAAGGGAACTTCAAAATCATGAAGTTTCTGATGATGAGATGCCAATTATCACGGAGAAGGATATTGAGCAAATTGTTGAGCAAAAAACACAGATTCCTGTGGGTGATTTGAAGGAAAAAGAACAGACCCAATTGATCAATTTGGCGGGAGACTTGAAAGCTCATGTCATTGGTCAGGATGAAGCGGTGGATAAGATTGCTAAGGCCATTCGTCGTTCTCGTGTGGGGCTTGGTAAACCTAATCGTCCAATCGGTTCTTTCCTCTTTGTTGGGCCAACGGGGGTTGGTAAAACGGAGCTTGCCAAACAGCTTGCCAATGAACTTTTCGGCTCAAGTGAGAGCATGATTCGTTTTGATATGAGTGAATACATGGAAAAACATTCTGTGGCAAAACTCATTGGGGCGCCTCCTGGCTATGTGGGCTATGAAGAAGCGGGGCAATTGACAGAACGAGTGCGTCGGAATCCTTACAGTTTGATTTTGCTGGATGAGATTGAAAAAGCGCATCCTGATGTGATGCATATGTTCTTGCAGATTCTTGAGGACGGACGTTTGACGGATGCGCAAGGGCGCACGGTGTCGTTTAAAGATAGTTTGATTATCATGACGTCTAATGCTGGAACGGGCAAAGTCGAAGCCAATGTTGGTTTTGGTGCGGCGCGTGAAGGACGAACAAAATCTGTGCTTGGTCAATTGGGCGATTTCTTTAGTCCTGAGTTTATGAATCGTTTTGATGGCATCATTGAATTTTCAGCGTTGAGTAAGGAAAATCTGTTGAAAATTGTCGATTTGATGTTGGCTGACGTGAATGAACAAATTGGTCGAAATGAAATTCATCTGGATGTGACGCAGGCTGCTAAGGAAAAATTGGTTGATTTGGGCTATGATCCGGCGATGGGTGCACGGCCTTTACGCCGTACAATTCAAGAAAATATTGAAGATCCTATTGCGGATTTCTATATTGAACATCCTGAACACAAGGACTTGGTGGCTGATTTGATTGATGACAAGATTGTGATTTCAAATCATGCGCAAGAACCAGCTGAAACGACTGACGAAGAAATTGCAGCGGAGTAA